In the genome of Siniperca chuatsi isolate FFG_IHB_CAS linkage group LG14, ASM2008510v1, whole genome shotgun sequence, the window ttttttctccatattttgaaataaaataacaatggtttaaaaattttatttacagtgaaagacaaaaattaaaacagtgCTTCAATCTTAGGTACGCCACACTCCCacaccaaaacagaaaacaacaacaaagccagACAGGAACCCTTCgtatttacatactgtatgtgctgatGGCATTCAAGTGTCCTTCTTACATGTTACGTGCAGGGAAGACACTCACAGTCATTAAACCCTTTGACTGTGTAAACCATGAACATGAACTCAGTGTCAGATTACTTAAACCTGGTGTTGATGGCAAATATTTTACATGCTGTGAAAGCCCAAGTTAATGATTATGTAGGGTGAGGGATGTGCAGTCTCCTGCAGTGTTTACAAAGGAAATTAAACAAGCAGATATTGGGGCATTTTACTTTATATCCACCTTCAGTTATATTAgatgataatataataaaacttcaTAACAACTTCAATAGTAGATAAATAGACAGATAGTAGTAGTAAATACATCATCTTGATTGTCAAATCAGTGTTTTGGGACTGCTTTAACATGAAGCAACTCTAGATAAAGTGTTTTATCCTTGTTTTTACCGGACATCACTAGTACAGACGGggaacattttgcattttattgtatAATCTACCATTCTGTATCTACTTGGACAAATATCCTTCCTGCAATAAATTAGCGTAAAGGTCAGATAAATATGTCTCCACCCGAAGACCTGAGGTGAGTCACCCCTGTATTGGTAAGCATTTGTCTTGCTACAGTGCTCTTGAGTAAGACACTTCCTTTTTTGTGCATGGAGAAATCCACTCTTAACTTGGTTTAGAGGTAAACTGCTGTTTGTCAGGATTGTCACGTGATTACCATAACTTGGTTAGAATAAATCATTTAAGCTCATTATCCACTTAGGAGAAACCCGGTTTGGATACAGTCACTAACTTACTCCAGTATGAAACCTACAGTAGCATGTGAGCATCTTCAGTATGGTTTTACATGCCATTTGATGTCTTCACTGATAAAAGACCCCAGATGACCATGACCTAATCTTGTCATGCATTAATGTCCTTAATTACCATTGTGTGGGGACTCAAAATATCACAGCCTTGCAAATGGAGAATAAACATTTGCATCCTTTAGCTCATTCCTGATTATCTCCCTGAAaggtaagtaagtaaagtttatttggTATAGCACATTTCACAGAGCAATGTCACAGAGTGCTTCACAAGAGTAAAATTGTTAACAAATAAgaccataaaaacagtaaaagaaaaaacaataaaaacactcaatTACAAACACTAGACAGCACGAGGCGAGACAAAGGCCAGTTTGAATAAAAGGTAGTTCATGCAAGTACTGATTAAACTAATTAATTGTGTGATTCTGTGGCCTTAGGAGGAATGCCTGCATTTACCACTGTTGTACCACAGTAGACCGAAATGTATGGTAATTTCaggaaatatatatttaaatatataatgtgaAAATCAGTATACACAATAAGCATGCAATGAACATATTTATGCaatacactaaaatgtgttacTGGAAAACTAAGAGTACTTTTTTGTAAATAAGCCATTTTAGCAGTTTATTCTAAATGTAGTTAAAggaacatatttattttacaattcaaAGCCTACATACCAGATTGCTACAATTTCTGCTCAACTTTACATAAAGGCCTCCTGCCTCTGCAGTGTGGCTTTAAAATACTCCAAGGGGAGTCTTAATGCTACTTAGCAACATTTAGAGTACAGGCACGCGCATGTCTTTGGGGTATTTAAAAGTGTGGAATGCTGTTTAGAGAAAATACAACTCTGACCACAGTGGTGCGGGGGCTGGGTGGATAGATTGGCCACTCTGAAGcttttgatcatttttctttcagttaATCAAAGCAAATCAGTGAGTGAGATGTCTCTCACCAACTAATCTCAAATAAATAGTTTCCCTGTCTGCTCATAAACTGAGAGACAGTGGATCCAGCAGTCTAAAGTCACACTGGGATGAAAAAGTTATCCCTTTGAAAGGTGGTTTAATACTCTCTCAGGGCTGGAAACTAAAGTTTTTCAATTGTGACTCCGTCCCACCGAGGGACCAGCTCACTCTGCCCCACAGAGAGCTCAACCCTACCACTCTGGGACTGTGCTGAAGATTTTAAGAGGGATATCACGTCTCATACTCTGAAGAATTTGAGAGGAGTTTTTTTCTCCCTCAAGAGCAGGGAGGTATTTTTTATAAAGAATGGGAGACTATGATGAAGACACTGCATTCCTCGGACAGACTGGTCCTTATTTCTGGACCACATTCTTCCTCCTAAACACAGTTTTTGTCTCAACTGGATTCAACGGACTTTACATTGTCTTTGTTGGGGCAGCTCCAAAACACCACTGTCTCATTCCAGACATTAACTTGACTGAGGAGTGGAGAAATGCCATCATTCCCTTTACGATAGTGGATGGTGAGGAGGTGCAGAGCCAATGCAGCAGATATATTCTGGATGTGGTGAGAAATCTCTCCGCTGAAGGATATATTCCTGGAAGGGATGTCAACCTCACTAACCTGGAGCAGGAGGGATGTTTAGATGGATGGAACTACAGCAAAGAGATCTACCAATCCAACATAGTCACTGAGGTCAGTATGAAtgtgcacttgtgtgttttctgtatgttaGTTATGGGAAATTTCATTTCTGAAAGTTTTCAGTttgcctttgtctttttttttgtttgaaatatgtGTGTAATACACATCTTTTCACAGTGGGACCTTGTTTGTGACAACCAATGGAAAGTTCCATTTGCATCCTCGACTCTCTTTGTGGGATACCTTGTTGGGTCGCTAATCTCTGGCCAGCTTTCTGACAGGTATTTCATCCTTATTTATCAGTGAAATTCCTCTAAACGCACTCAAGTCATAGTCCAATATGAACAATAAATGTACTTTATGTATAGTAAGACAGTTTTTGTCATTtactacatactgtagctgtgttATTTTATCCAAGAAGTCCTTATCATTTATGAAATGTTGGtgaaattttgggaaattattTCACACTGTAGTGAATGTTACTGGAGGCATGGACCTGATAAACTGTGATTATATAGACAACAGCTCCATCTACTGTTGAAGTTGAAGAGTCTCCTACTTTGAAGTCCTCACCTCACATCTTGCAGTGATGCGTTCCCAAATATTAAAACACCTTTGTCTCCATTAAATGGTCTGGGATGACAGAAAGACATTCAGCCAGGAGTAGTGTGCCAAGAAGGGATCTACAATTTGCCCCTGAGGGTAAATCTGTGTAATAATGATGGTGGATCGTGTTATCATGTGTACTCAGATGAGAGAACTTGCAGAGTTTTCTAAACTTAATCATTTATAAGAAGAGTTTGAAATTATTACCATAAGACTACACTAGCATGTACAGTACTGTAACTGCTCTTTGTTAtggttaattatttaaatttataatttaaatgCTCCTAAATACTTGTTAAAGTACTAGTTAtaacattgtgttttatttcagcaTTGTCTTGGGGTACTGGTTGTGCTTCCTGCCCATAGAAAATCAGCTGTCAGAAGTAGTACATTAAGTGTTTGCTGTAGTTTTCTGCCACAGAGTTGTTGTTCCAGCCAGGTGTACAATAACACTGTAGAGTATTTGTAGAGTTTAGAGTATTTGATGTTAGTTGTGGTCAGGGTTAGGCTCTTACGGAAATAAGTGTTGTGTACCTTTTGATTGTAGAACAGCAAGGGGCTCAGGACACAGCAGTGTGGAGCACTTGTGTGTTTAACTATTTAGCTCTTTTGCAGCTGTGAAAACTGTAGGCCCAATGGTTGGGGGTCTTTGAGGTTTTAGAGCTGTTTGATCATTGTGTCACACTGATGACTTTAAAGACTAAAATAAGGCTGTTCAAGAGTAAACCTGTTAATATATCCCCAACAGTCCTCACTGGACATTTAAACTAGTCTCTCCTAACATTCAAGGTCAAGCAGCAAACCAGTCTGTAGGTTCTGGTGTTGTGCTACTGTCGCCATCTGCAAGAACTTGACTGAGAGAGAATGGTGGAGAGGTCAAGGGCCCAGTGTCTTGTTACGACATtatacaatgaaaacaatacatGTCACCTTTACTGGTAcccaaaaacatttcaaacactcCAGAGTATACATTGTGAAAGTTACTGTATAGACTTGCAGTTGGTTTATGTTTAGCATAAGGAGATTGTTGAGCCTTCATGTAATTAATGGATCATTTTCTGCCAGTGCCAAGACAACTTtgcatataaatacaatttcacTTACCTGGAGTATGACAGAAATGATATAAACTGTAAGTCACAAACCTTGAAAATATGTCTTGTCAGTTTCAATTTAATGCAACTAAGTTGCACACATCTTTCCGCTCTGGGGAGGTAACAACTTAAATTTGGTAACATACAGCCAAGTTTCACGGGAAAAGTTATTGCTTTGGCTCTGTACTAACACTGgatatgaaatgaaacaatgacatAAGGGTAAAGTGCTGACTCAACTTGAATTTGAGCGGGTTTAAATGTACAGAATACCATCAATTTCAAGATACAGAAAGTAAATAGCTTTTAAATAAGTTAATCTAAACTCAAATAgaacatatataataaatatatatataaaaagttaaTATATAATACTTGGTTGACAAAAGTCATCGAGTGGCTGCAGTCTACTACTCACTGACATCAGCAGACACTTGATATCTTCCCTAATGATGCTCTGCCTGGCCTGTGCTGTAAAGCTCTTTatttgttgcttgttttgtgggttttttgcATTCAGTCTGGTCTTCAGCAAGTGAAGACCAGGATTGGATTGAAGTCAGGTGCCCAGTCAAGAACATTCCTCGGTTTGGCTATTGATGTTTATGATCACTGTCCTGCTGCAAAGTCCTCAAAATTAGGAGTTTTAGGACAAAAAGGGACAAAGCAATCACAAACATGTCACTGGCATCATATTTTCTAAATGCACTGTGTCTGTGAATTACTGTCAATGATATACAATTCTTTTCCATTAAGGTTTGGAAGGAAGAAGGTTGTTTTCATCTCTCTTGCAGCGCAGTGCATCTCGGTCCTGCTTCAGTCCTTCTCTGGTTCATGGAGGATGTTCTGTATCATGTTCCTCTTTGTTGGAGCCTCCCAGATTTCCATCTATATTTCTGCATTTGTACTAGGTAGGAACTGTAAAATACTTCTCATCCTATGTTTTGAAGACATTCTTGTCACCTGCATAAATAGATAATTTGACTTATTTCAGTATGGCTGTTACTGTCTACTGatatatcttcttttttttttaaatctcttgcTCATCtctaaacatttacattttattttatcttggaCAGGAACGGAGGTGTTAAGTAAAACTATGCGAGTAGTCTTCACAACTCTCGGGgcctttcttttttattgccTTGGGTACATGACACTACCCTGGATTGCATATGGCATCAGAGAATGGAGGACTCTTCTTGCCATTCTGTCCACAAGTGCTGTGGTCTACATACCGCTGTGGTGGTACGTTTCCCACAATACTTACTGATTTTTAAACTAATATTTTGTGCATGAATATAATATTTCCACAGTCAGCATCCATGGTTTAACAGATATGATAATAAACAACCTGTTTTGTTGACTTTCATAGTAAACCTAAATTGCTTGTGCAGGTTCATCCCAGAGTCTCCTCGGTGGCTGATCACTCAGGGAAGAGTGGAGGAGGCTGAGGCCATAGTGAGAGATGCTGCAAGGAAAAATAAAGTTGAGGCACCACTGGTCATT includes:
- the slc22a5 gene encoding solute carrier family 22 member 4 isoform X1 — its product is MGDYDEDTAFLGQTGPYFWTTFFLLNTVFVSTGFNGLYIVFVGAAPKHHCLIPDINLTEEWRNAIIPFTIVDGEEVQSQCSRYILDVVRNLSAEGYIPGRDVNLTNLEQEGCLDGWNYSKEIYQSNIVTEWDLVCDNQWKVPFASSTLFVGYLVGSLISGQLSDRFGRKKVVFISLAAQCISVLLQSFSGSWRMFCIMFLFVGASQISIYISAFVLGTEVLSKTMRVVFTTLGAFLFYCLGYMTLPWIAYGIREWRTLLAILSTSAVVYIPLWWFIPESPRWLITQGRVEEAEAIVRDAARKNKVEAPLVIFKESEGTSPSRTYTMLDILKSKNIRCITLMCLLLWMAINIGYFGLSLNTSNLSGDPFMNCFLSATTEVPAYVVSTWLLRKCPRRALLSSFLVIGGGVLLLIQFIPDSLQYVALALEMTGKFGFTMAFSIVYIYTAEIYPTVLRNVGMGMCSSAARIGSITAPYVIYLGTYNKVLPYILMGSLTIASSVVNFFLPETLNRDLPETMEQMQECQGLCNGPKKKKYVENGGGVNPPIQREVKSDVQALTP
- the slc22a5 gene encoding solute carrier family 22 member 5 isoform X2 — encoded protein: MGDYDEDTAFLGQTGPYFWTTFFLLNTVFVSTGFNGLYIVFVGAAPKHHCLIPDINLTEEWRNAIIPFTIVDGEEVQSQCSRYILDVVRNLSAEGYIPGRDVNLTNLEQEGCLDGWNYSKEIYQSNIVTEWDLVCDNQWKVPFASSTLFVGYLVGSLISGQLSDRFGRKKVVFISLAAQCISVLLQSFSGSWRMFCIMFLFVGASQISIYISAFVLGTEVLSKTMRVVFTTLGAFLFYCLGYMTLPWIAYGIREWRTLLAILSTSAVVYIPLWWFIPESPRWLITQGRVEEAEAIVRDAARKNKVEAPLVIFKESEGTSPSRTYTMLDILKSKNIRCITLMCLLLWMAINIGYFGLSLNTSNLSGDPFMNCFLSATTEVPAYVVSTWLLRKCPRRALLSSFLVIGGGVLLLIQFIPDSLQYVALALEMTGKFGFTMAFSIVYIYTAEIYPTVLRNVGMGMCSSAARIGSITAPYVIYLGTYNKVLPYILMGSLTIASSVVNFFLPETLNRDLPETMEQMQECQGYMHFTQVV